Proteins found in one Vallitalea guaymasensis genomic segment:
- a CDS encoding GntR family transcriptional regulator: protein MNIGKEPKYKQLMDFIIEYIKNGDLKHNDKIFSENELMEKFNISRHTVRTAINRLVNEGWLYKQQGKGTFVSDPSAHLKNKGKLIGVVITYLKDYIFPDIITGIEEVLSEENYSILLGSTNNKIEKERMVLTNLLNNNLAGLIIEPTKSVFPNPNKDIYQKFIDRGIPIIYIHGHYNNISASYIEEDDNLAGFMATEHLVELGHKNIGGIFKSDDIQGHGRYEGFINCLRKHDLPISEKGTMWFSTEDIGTFYKDESYSKIIIERLRDCTAVVCYNDQIALRILEIFDKAGINVPENYSVIGFDNSKIAESAKLTTIAHPKSALGSKAAKSLIKIINNQNLVIKEKMRPTLIVRESSKKIK, encoded by the coding sequence ATGAATATTGGTAAGGAACCAAAGTATAAACAATTAATGGATTTTATTATAGAATATATAAAAAATGGTGATCTGAAACATAACGATAAGATTTTTTCAGAAAATGAACTAATGGAGAAGTTTAATATCAGTAGACATACTGTAAGAACAGCCATAAATAGATTAGTTAATGAAGGATGGTTATATAAACAGCAAGGGAAAGGTACATTTGTATCTGACCCATCAGCTCATTTAAAGAACAAGGGTAAACTAATTGGTGTTGTAATAACTTATTTAAAAGATTATATATTCCCTGATATCATAACAGGAATAGAAGAAGTATTGAGCGAAGAAAATTATAGTATTCTTTTGGGTAGTACCAATAATAAAATTGAAAAAGAGAGAATGGTTCTTACTAATTTATTAAACAATAATTTGGCAGGTCTTATTATTGAACCTACAAAGAGTGTTTTCCCTAATCCTAATAAAGATATATATCAGAAATTCATAGATAGAGGGATTCCAATCATATATATACATGGACACTATAACAATATATCTGCTTCTTACATAGAGGAAGATGACAATCTAGCAGGTTTTATGGCAACAGAACACTTAGTTGAATTAGGGCATAAGAATATAGGCGGAATCTTCAAGAGTGACGATATTCAAGGACATGGACGATATGAAGGATTCATAAATTGTTTAAGGAAGCATGATTTGCCAATCTCAGAAAAAGGAACCATGTGGTTTAGTACTGAAGATATTGGTACTTTCTACAAGGATGAATCATACAGTAAAATAATTATAGAGAGATTGAGGGATTGTACAGCAGTGGTTTGTTATAATGACCAGATAGCTCTTAGGATATTAGAGATATTTGATAAAGCTGGAATAAATGTACCAGAGAATTATTCAGTAATAGGTTTTGATAATTCTAAGATAGCTGAATCTGCAAAGCTGACAACAATTGCACATCCTAAGTCTGCACTGGGTTCCAAAGCAGCTAAATCATTGATTAAGATTATCAATAATCAAAATCTAGTTATAAAAGAAAAGATGAGACCAACACTAATAGTAAGGGAATCATCAAAAAAAATAAAATAA
- the araA gene encoding L-arabinose isomerase — MENIKKMEIWFVTGSQHLYGEETLKQVAVDAETIAQGLNEKVNFPVSIIYKPTVTTNDEIYKICLEANHNEKCIGLITWMHTFSPAKMWIAGLTNLKKPFVQFHTQSNRCIPWSEIDMDFMNLNQTAHGGREFGFIGSRLRKERKVIVGYWEDEEPIHELETFIRAAAAWHDSKQLKIARFGDNMREVAVTEGDKVEAQIKFGYSVSGYGLGDLTKHLETIQQDEIDAILKDYEEKYIVDEKLKEKGDMRESLIEAAKIEIALTRFLEEGGFKAFTTTFENLYGLTQLPGLAVQRLMEKGYGFGAEGDWKTAALVRSMKVMSYGLEGGTSFMEDYTYNMDKDNEMVLGSHMLEVCPSISQGTKLSLEVHPLGIGGKEDPVRLVFNTPEGKAINASIMDMGSRFRMVVNELEVVKPLADLPNLPVARVCWKPLPDMKTSVAAWIYAGGAHHSGFSKAITTEHLRDFASMADIELVVIDKDTDVEDFKKELRWNDIYYHIGKGI; from the coding sequence GTGGAGAACATAAAAAAAATGGAAATATGGTTTGTAACAGGAAGTCAACATCTGTATGGGGAAGAAACTTTGAAGCAAGTTGCTGTTGATGCAGAGACAATAGCTCAGGGATTAAATGAAAAGGTTAATTTTCCTGTTTCAATAATCTATAAGCCAACTGTTACTACTAATGATGAAATCTACAAAATATGTTTAGAAGCAAATCATAATGAAAAATGTATAGGATTAATTACGTGGATGCATACATTTTCACCTGCAAAAATGTGGATAGCAGGACTTACTAACCTAAAAAAACCTTTTGTTCAATTTCATACACAATCTAACAGATGTATTCCTTGGTCAGAAATCGATATGGATTTTATGAATCTCAATCAAACTGCTCATGGTGGTAGAGAATTCGGTTTTATTGGAAGCAGATTAAGAAAAGAGAGAAAGGTCATAGTAGGTTATTGGGAAGATGAGGAACCAATACATGAATTAGAGACTTTCATAAGAGCAGCGGCGGCTTGGCATGATAGTAAACAATTAAAGATAGCAAGATTTGGTGATAACATGCGAGAAGTTGCAGTTACCGAAGGAGACAAGGTTGAGGCTCAAATCAAGTTTGGGTATTCAGTAAGTGGATATGGATTAGGTGATTTAACTAAACATCTTGAAACAATACAACAAGATGAGATAGATGCAATATTAAAGGACTATGAAGAAAAGTATATTGTTGATGAGAAATTAAAAGAAAAGGGTGACATGAGAGAATCTCTCATTGAGGCTGCTAAGATAGAAATAGCATTGACTAGATTTTTAGAAGAAGGCGGATTCAAAGCTTTTACTACAACTTTTGAAAATCTCTATGGATTAACACAGTTACCTGGTTTAGCGGTACAACGTTTAATGGAAAAGGGTTATGGATTTGGAGCAGAAGGAGATTGGAAAACAGCTGCTTTAGTTCGTTCTATGAAAGTCATGAGCTATGGACTAGAAGGTGGTACCTCATTCATGGAAGATTATACCTACAACATGGATAAAGATAATGAGATGGTTTTAGGTTCACATATGTTGGAAGTTTGTCCATCAATATCCCAAGGAACTAAGCTTTCACTTGAAGTACATCCACTGGGAATAGGTGGAAAGGAAGATCCTGTCAGATTAGTGTTCAATACTCCAGAAGGTAAAGCGATAAATGCTTCAATAATGGATATGGGAAGTAGATTTCGAATGGTAGTTAATGAGTTAGAAGTTGTCAAGCCACTTGCTGACTTACCTAATCTACCTGTTGCCAGAGTTTGCTGGAAGCCATTACCTGACATGAAAACTTCTGTAGCAGCTTGGATATATGCTGGTGGCGCCCATCATTCAGGATTCAGTAAAGCAATAACTACTGAACATCTAAGGGATTTTGCTTCAATGGCAGATATTGAATTGGTTGTTATTGATAAAGATACTGATGTAGAAGATTTCAAGAAAGAATTGAGATGGAATGATATCTATTACCATATAGGTAAAGGTATTTAA
- a CDS encoding ribulokinase, with product MSKYTIGIDYGTQSGRAVVIDVNTGEQLGEAVTAYPDGVIDEKLPNSDIKLEHDWALENPDDYLYVLETAVPKAVEISGVDVSDIIGIGIDFTSCTMMPVNKEGKVLCQLNQYKENPHAWVKLWKHHAAQDEADRLNAIARERNEEFLSRYGGKISSEWLIPKIWQILNEAPEIYEAAEYFMEATDWITMQLTGNLVRNSCTAGYKAIWNKQKGFPDKEFFKALDQRLENLVDDKLTGPIEPIGSKAGELTEAMAEKMGLRSGIAVSVGNVDAHVAAPAVKVVKPGKMLMIMGTSTCDILLGDKEKIVDGMCGVVEDGAVAGYFAYEAGQSAVGDIFEWFVNNCIPESYMQEAEERNINIHNLLEEKANKLKPGESGLLALDWWNGNRSTLVDTNLTGMFLGMTLLTKPEEMYRALIEATAFGKRMIIETFREAGVPVKELYACGGLPEKNRMLMQIYSDVTNMEIKISASKQTPALGSAMFGAVAAGKCNGGYDSIIEASEHMAKVKDESYVPIEENVQIYNKLFAEYKRLYQYFGTGENNVMKRLKKLSQSLTREG from the coding sequence ATGAGCAAATATACAATTGGTATAGATTATGGAACACAATCAGGTAGAGCAGTTGTTATTGACGTTAATACAGGAGAGCAGTTGGGAGAGGCTGTTACAGCATATCCTGATGGAGTAATTGATGAAAAATTACCTAATAGTGATATTAAGTTAGAACATGATTGGGCTCTTGAAAATCCAGATGATTATTTATATGTATTGGAAACAGCAGTGCCAAAAGCAGTTGAAATATCAGGAGTAGATGTGAGTGACATTATTGGAATAGGAATCGATTTTACATCATGTACTATGATGCCTGTCAATAAAGAGGGGAAAGTTTTATGTCAACTTAATCAGTATAAAGAGAATCCACATGCATGGGTAAAATTATGGAAACATCATGCGGCTCAAGATGAAGCTGACAGGCTAAATGCTATAGCCAGAGAAAGAAATGAAGAATTCCTTAGTAGATATGGAGGGAAAATATCTTCCGAGTGGCTCATACCAAAGATATGGCAGATATTGAATGAAGCACCAGAAATATATGAAGCGGCAGAATATTTTATGGAAGCTACAGATTGGATTACAATGCAGCTTACAGGCAATCTAGTGAGAAACAGTTGTACAGCTGGATATAAAGCCATTTGGAATAAGCAGAAAGGTTTTCCCGATAAAGAGTTTTTCAAGGCTCTAGATCAACGACTAGAGAATTTAGTAGATGATAAGTTAACAGGTCCTATTGAACCAATTGGAAGTAAAGCAGGAGAATTGACAGAAGCTATGGCTGAAAAGATGGGACTTAGATCAGGTATTGCAGTTTCTGTGGGTAATGTAGATGCTCATGTTGCGGCTCCAGCAGTCAAAGTAGTTAAACCGGGCAAGATGCTTATGATAATGGGCACATCAACATGTGATATTTTACTAGGAGATAAAGAAAAAATAGTTGATGGTATGTGTGGAGTAGTAGAAGATGGAGCAGTTGCAGGGTATTTTGCATATGAAGCGGGACAATCAGCTGTAGGAGATATTTTTGAATGGTTCGTCAATAATTGTATTCCTGAGAGTTATATGCAAGAGGCAGAAGAAAGAAATATAAATATTCATAATCTACTAGAAGAAAAAGCCAACAAGTTAAAGCCTGGTGAAAGTGGTTTGTTAGCCCTTGATTGGTGGAATGGGAATAGATCAACATTAGTTGATACCAATCTTACAGGTATGTTTTTGGGAATGACATTGTTGACAAAGCCAGAAGAGATGTATAGAGCGTTGATTGAAGCTACAGCTTTTGGTAAAAGAATGATCATAGAAACATTCAGGGAAGCAGGGGTTCCTGTTAAAGAACTATATGCTTGTGGCGGTTTGCCTGAAAAAAATAGGATGTTAATGCAGATATATTCTGATGTAACTAATATGGAGATTAAGATTTCAGCTTCAAAACAGACTCCAGCCCTAGGTTCAGCTATGTTTGGAGCGGTTGCAGCAGGAAAATGCAATGGCGGATATGATTCGATTATAGAAGCATCAGAACATATGGCAAAGGTAAAAGATGAAAGTTATGTACCAATTGAAGAGAATGTTCAGATATATAACAAGCTATTTGCTGAGTACAAAAGATTGTACCAATATTTTGGTACAGGTGAAAATAACGTAATGAAAAGGCTTAAGAAATTAAGTCAATCTCTAACTAGGGAGGGATAA
- a CDS encoding L-ribulose-5-phosphate 4-epimerase translates to MLEKLKQEVLEANLELPKKGLVVYTWGNVSGIDRDKNLVVIKPSGVKYEDLTIDKLVVIDLDGNVVEGDYKPSSDTATHLELYKAFGEIGGVAHTHSEWATSYAQAGVNIPPLGTTHADYFYGDIPCTRAMRAEEIQKEYEKQTGKVIIETFDGHNPMEVPAVLVKEHGPFTWGTDAHNAVYNSVVLEEVAKMAVKTFTIKNDIFAHKMSQDLLDKHYLRKHGVNAYYGQ, encoded by the coding sequence ATGTTAGAAAAATTGAAGCAGGAAGTTTTGGAAGCCAACCTTGAATTACCCAAAAAAGGTTTAGTAGTCTACACATGGGGAAATGTTAGTGGTATTGATAGAGATAAAAATCTAGTTGTAATAAAACCTAGTGGAGTAAAATACGAAGATTTGACTATAGATAAACTGGTAGTCATTGATTTAGATGGGAATGTTGTTGAAGGTGATTACAAGCCATCTTCTGATACAGCAACACATTTGGAATTATATAAAGCCTTTGGAGAAATTGGAGGAGTTGCCCACACTCATTCTGAATGGGCGACTAGTTATGCACAAGCTGGTGTCAATATTCCACCACTTGGTACAACACATGCAGATTATTTTTATGGAGATATTCCATGTACTAGAGCTATGAGAGCTGAAGAAATACAAAAGGAATATGAAAAACAGACAGGTAAGGTTATAATAGAGACATTTGACGGTCATAATCCCATGGAAGTTCCAGCTGTACTAGTTAAGGAACATGGACCATTCACTTGGGGGACAGATGCTCATAATGCTGTTTATAATTCCGTAGTTCTTGAAGAAGTTGCTAAGATGGCAGTTAAAACTTTTACTATAAAAAATGATATATTCGCACATAAGATGAGCCAAGATTTGCTAGATAAACATTATCTAAGAAAACATGGGGTTAATGCTTATTATGGGCAATAG
- a CDS encoding Txe/YoeB family addiction module toxin, whose product MNKVFSDLAWQDYTSWLIEDKKILKRINTLLKDIDRNGNIGLGKPEPLRYNLRGYWSRRITDEHRLIYKIEDNEILIVACKGHNN is encoded by the coding sequence ATGAATAAAGTATTTTCTGATCTAGCATGGCAAGATTATACCTCTTGGTTAATTGAAGATAAAAAAATCCTAAAGCGTATAAACACTTTACTTAAAGATATTGATAGAAATGGAAACATAGGATTGGGTAAACCAGAGCCGCTTAGATACAATTTAAGAGGTTATTGGAGTAGAAGAATTACAGATGAACATAGATTGATATATAAAATTGAAGATAATGAAATTTTGATTGTAGCATGTAAAGGACATAATAACTAA
- a CDS encoding type II toxin-antitoxin system Phd/YefM family antitoxin encodes MIATNYSNARQKFKEYCDIANDDFETIIVTRKNGGNVVMMSETEYNNLLENIFVMGNKTNYEHIMKSIDQLKKGHAKKKNLIEVE; translated from the coding sequence ATGATAGCTACTAATTATTCAAATGCTAGACAAAAGTTCAAAGAATATTGTGATATTGCAAACGATGATTTTGAAACTATTATTGTGACACGCAAAAATGGCGGAAATGTTGTTATGATGAGTGAAACTGAATATAACAATCTATTAGAGAATATATTCGTTATGGGTAATAAAACCAACTACGAACATATTATGAAATCCATAGACCAACTAAAAAAAGGTCATGCAAAAAAGAAAAATCTTATAGAGGTAGAATAA
- a CDS encoding AraC family transcriptional regulator, translating into MFKIKTNILPKTINMGFINYVTPWSHFERVSDEYIMYIIKTGDLYLTVDKKNYHLKENDAIFIEKGLFHTGYKKAPCSYYYIHFEHANIANVNISNGRINDLMKDIRKRWISSSIWSTYEDEDSNIYIPTLCNIGNLCNDIFNLLDKALDIIFSKTEYYKLQISCIFNEILILYAKAYINSCIEDNENKNTYHTISNLIFFLNKNYPKNITIEIVEEITHFNYDYMNRLFKKNTNYTIMEYLTKIRIDTAKSLVASTSMKYYEIGQYVGYNNQYYFSRIFKKITGMTISKYAKTHRYL; encoded by the coding sequence ATGTTCAAAATTAAAACAAATATCTTGCCAAAAACAATAAATATGGGTTTCATTAATTATGTCACCCCTTGGTCTCATTTTGAAAGAGTCTCTGATGAATATATAATGTATATAATAAAAACTGGAGATTTATACTTAACTGTAGACAAAAAGAATTATCATTTAAAAGAAAATGATGCTATCTTTATAGAAAAAGGACTATTTCACACTGGATATAAAAAAGCCCCTTGCAGCTACTATTACATACATTTTGAACATGCTAATATTGCTAATGTTAATATTAGCAATGGTAGGATTAATGATTTAATGAAAGATATCAGAAAGCGTTGGATATCCAGTTCTATCTGGTCCACCTACGAAGATGAGGATTCTAATATATATATCCCCACATTATGTAATATTGGTAACTTGTGTAATGATATATTTAATCTCCTAGATAAAGCACTAGATATAATCTTTTCCAAAACCGAATACTATAAGCTTCAGATTTCATGTATCTTCAATGAGATACTTATACTATATGCAAAAGCTTATATTAATTCGTGTATTGAGGATAATGAGAATAAGAATACATACCATACTATTTCCAATCTAATATTTTTTCTCAATAAGAATTACCCCAAGAATATAACGATTGAAATTGTTGAAGAGATAACTCATTTTAATTATGACTATATGAATCGACTATTCAAGAAAAACACTAACTATACTATCATGGAATATTTAACAAAAATTAGGATAGATACAGCTAAGTCATTAGTCGCAAGTACTTCCATGAAATATTATGAGATAGGTCAGTATGTTGGATATAATAATCAATATTACTTTAGTAGAATATTCAAAAAAATAACAGGAATGACCATATCCAAATATGCTAAAACCCATAGATACCTATAA
- a CDS encoding Gfo/Idh/MocA family protein — MKNKIRMGVIGLGQISDTHINGIVDSHGGEVVALCDVDEIRLEEYSHKLNINNNMCYRNYKEMIDDKNVDAVSICTPNDTHFDIARYAIEKNKPFALEKPITLNREQAKILCDMCYSKNVNHMVCFSYRFKSAARYARYLVQSGFIGKIRHVYGSYYQSWANSKEIPLYWRFNKLRSGSGTLGDIGCHMIDLISFIVGDITEVSGDSGTFIESRREQDGDKMLPVDVDDYFNALIKLDDNISGTVTSSRFAYGRGNYQSLEIYGEKGALRYNLEKEDTLEMCYSDVMARGCHFVEVTIPDEFKMSQMQQFINIINGKGDGLAGNLKDGYINQVILDTMLQSDKERKWIKINY, encoded by the coding sequence ATGAAAAATAAAATTAGAATGGGAGTAATAGGATTAGGACAAATTTCTGATACTCATATTAATGGTATTGTTGACAGCCATGGGGGAGAAGTTGTAGCATTATGTGATGTAGATGAAATTAGGCTAGAAGAGTATAGTCATAAACTTAATATCAATAATAACATGTGTTACAGGAATTATAAGGAAATGATTGATGATAAGAATGTAGATGCGGTGTCCATATGTACTCCCAATGATACTCATTTTGACATTGCTAGGTATGCTATAGAGAAAAACAAACCTTTTGCTTTAGAGAAACCTATAACATTGAACAGGGAACAGGCAAAAATACTATGTGACATGTGCTATAGTAAAAATGTTAATCATATGGTATGTTTTTCGTACAGGTTCAAATCAGCAGCAAGATATGCCAGATATTTAGTTCAAAGTGGTTTTATTGGTAAGATTCGCCATGTGTATGGAAGTTATTATCAATCATGGGCTAATTCTAAGGAGATACCACTATACTGGAGATTCAACAAATTAAGAAGCGGTTCTGGTACATTAGGCGATATAGGTTGTCACATGATAGACTTGATTTCATTTATTGTAGGAGACATAACAGAAGTCTCAGGGGATAGTGGTACTTTTATAGAATCCAGACGTGAACAAGATGGTGATAAAATGTTACCAGTAGATGTTGATGATTATTTTAATGCACTTATCAAGCTTGATGACAATATATCTGGGACAGTTACCAGCTCACGTTTTGCATATGGTAGAGGGAATTACCAATCACTGGAGATATATGGCGAGAAAGGCGCATTGAGATATAATCTTGAAAAAGAGGATACTTTAGAAATGTGTTATAGCGATGTTATGGCAAGAGGCTGTCACTTTGTAGAGGTCACTATTCCAGATGAATTCAAAATGAGTCAAATGCAGCAATTCATTAATATAATCAATGGAAAAGGTGACGGTTTAGCTGGTAACTTAAAAGATGGTTATATCAATCAAGTGATTCTAGATACTATGTTACAATCTGACAAAGAAAGAAAATGGATAAAGATTAATTATTAG
- a CDS encoding ThuA domain-containing protein encodes MENIKVTIWNEFRHEKSDEEVRKVYPNGIHEELKKQLGVDKQLVIRTATLDEPENGLTDEVLNDTDVLLWWGHMSHEEVLDEVVEKVRQRVLHGMGLIVLHSGHGSKIFTKLCGTNTGELKWREQGEKERLWVVDYSHPIVEGIGEYIELEHEEMYGEPFGIPAPDELVFISWFAGGEVFRSGVTYKRGLGKIFYFRPGHESYPTYKNEAVIKVIKNAVKWAKPLNYPKSVVGNTKPLEEI; translated from the coding sequence ATGGAAAATATCAAAGTAACTATTTGGAATGAATTCAGACATGAAAAAAGTGATGAAGAAGTAAGAAAAGTATATCCTAATGGAATACATGAAGAACTAAAAAAACAGCTAGGTGTAGATAAACAATTAGTAATTAGAACTGCTACACTTGATGAACCAGAAAATGGACTTACAGATGAGGTATTAAATGATACAGATGTATTATTATGGTGGGGACATATGAGCCATGAAGAAGTTTTGGATGAAGTTGTTGAGAAGGTAAGACAGAGAGTGCTACATGGAATGGGACTCATAGTATTGCATTCAGGACATGGTTCAAAAATTTTTACAAAACTATGTGGAACCAATACTGGAGAGTTAAAATGGAGAGAACAAGGAGAAAAAGAGAGATTATGGGTAGTTGATTATTCTCATCCAATAGTTGAAGGAATTGGAGAATACATAGAATTAGAGCATGAAGAGATGTATGGAGAACCTTTTGGAATACCAGCACCTGATGAACTTGTATTCATAAGTTGGTTTGCAGGTGGAGAAGTATTCAGAAGCGGTGTAACTTATAAAAGAGGATTAGGTAAGATATTCTATTTCCGTCCAGGACACGAATCCTATCCAACTTATAAGAACGAAGCTGTCATCAAAGTAATCAAAAATGCTGTGAAATGGGCTAAACCATTGAATTATCCAAAATCAGTAGTGGGAAATACTAAGCCTTTGGAAGAGATTTAA